A window from Pseudomonas kribbensis encodes these proteins:
- the ptsJ gene encoding transcriptional regulator PtsJ translates to MKITGSTAAEIYECIREAVQVGTLQPGDSLPPVRELGEELSLNRNTVAAAYQRLVKAGIAMTQGRYGTSICEQPQAGEQEGLSKDTALIDLADGNPDPDALIDISTYISGKWPRPFLYGDETVLPELHRWGKEWLAQDCPTGFELELAHGAVDAIERLAAAHLVSGDKVAVEQPCFLGTINALRLSGMHAVGVAIDEEGIVPESLEAVLKDGARAVLITPRAHNPTGCSLSNSRAKEISKVLAHYPNVFVIVDDHFALLAETAYYSVIPETSTRWALIRSLSKALGPDLRVAFLACDAGTAERLRTRLAPGMTWVSHILQTIIARCLIDKGTIPHLNQVRLQYSERRANLRRLLDGIGISSFESSDGFNVWIPIQGDLKDVGYELAKRGWLVRLGSAFTVQDCPQALRVTVSKLPDDLAQAFATDLKASLLQPKPAP, encoded by the coding sequence GTGAAGATCACAGGTAGCACTGCAGCAGAAATTTATGAATGCATCCGTGAGGCCGTTCAGGTTGGAACGCTTCAGCCAGGAGACTCCCTACCACCCGTCCGGGAACTGGGCGAGGAACTAAGCCTCAACCGAAACACGGTTGCCGCTGCGTACCAACGCCTTGTGAAAGCTGGCATCGCTATGACACAAGGCAGATATGGCACATCCATTTGCGAACAGCCTCAGGCGGGTGAGCAAGAGGGGCTAAGCAAAGACACTGCACTTATTGATCTTGCTGATGGAAATCCCGATCCGGATGCACTCATTGACATTTCGACATACATAAGTGGGAAGTGGCCAAGGCCTTTCCTCTATGGTGATGAGACCGTTCTGCCAGAACTGCATCGCTGGGGAAAAGAATGGTTGGCACAGGACTGCCCGACAGGATTCGAGTTAGAGCTGGCACATGGTGCTGTTGACGCGATTGAGAGACTGGCAGCTGCTCACCTTGTCTCAGGTGACAAGGTCGCCGTGGAACAACCATGCTTTCTGGGAACTATCAATGCATTGAGGCTCTCAGGTATGCACGCTGTGGGCGTGGCAATCGATGAAGAGGGAATAGTTCCCGAATCGCTGGAGGCAGTATTAAAGGACGGAGCGAGAGCCGTTCTGATCACCCCAAGAGCCCACAACCCTACCGGATGCAGCCTTTCTAACTCCAGGGCAAAGGAGATCAGCAAGGTTCTTGCTCATTATCCCAACGTATTTGTGATTGTGGATGATCACTTTGCGCTGCTGGCAGAAACCGCTTATTACTCAGTCATTCCCGAGACGTCGACTCGGTGGGCGTTAATTCGATCTCTTTCAAAGGCCTTAGGGCCAGACCTGCGCGTAGCATTTCTAGCTTGTGATGCCGGCACTGCTGAACGTCTTCGCACACGTCTTGCACCTGGTATGACATGGGTGAGCCACATACTTCAGACCATCATTGCTCGATGCCTTATAGACAAGGGGACAATCCCCCACCTAAATCAGGTACGACTTCAATACAGTGAGCGTCGGGCAAATCTCCGTCGCCTGCTCGATGGGATAGGTATCAGCTCATTTGAGTCCTCAGACGGATTCAACGTCTGGATTCCCATTCAAGGGGATCTCAAAGACGTCGGTTACGAGTTAGCCAAACGCGGCTGGCTGGTGCGGTTAGGCAGCGCATTTACGGTTCAAGACTGCCCTCAAGCTCTCAGGGTTACCGTGTCAAAGCTCCCAGATGACCTCGCCCAGGCTTTTGCAACGGATCTTAAGGCCTCACTCTTACAGCCCAAGCCAGCACCATAA
- a CDS encoding dihydrodipicolinate synthase family protein, producing the protein MFTGLSAFPLTPMDEHKIDEAGFVRLVTRLVEAGVDSIGALGSTGSYAYLSRAERAKVAQLAVQNAGKIPVMVSIAALRTRDVLEYAEDAQKAGVNGVLLAPMSYQQLKDEEVYDLYKTVTANLSVPLCVYDNPGTTNFHFSDALHGRIAQLPNVRSIKIPGVPASVTQARARVDQLRALIPSYVTIGVSGDSSAATGLNAGCEAWYSVIGGLFPRTALELSRAARGGDSAEAIRLSERLQPLWSLFAECGGSLRVVAAAAELQGLVNRACLPAPLKSASGVIREKLALVIKELELA; encoded by the coding sequence ATGTTTACCGGACTGAGTGCGTTCCCGTTGACTCCCATGGATGAGCACAAGATTGATGAAGCGGGCTTCGTTCGCTTGGTAACACGTCTTGTGGAGGCTGGTGTGGATTCTATTGGTGCCTTGGGCTCGACAGGCAGCTATGCGTACCTTTCCCGGGCTGAACGGGCGAAGGTAGCCCAGCTCGCTGTGCAGAATGCTGGGAAGATTCCAGTAATGGTGAGTATCGCCGCGCTTCGTACTCGGGACGTTCTGGAATATGCTGAAGACGCACAAAAAGCTGGGGTGAATGGTGTCTTGCTAGCTCCTATGTCTTACCAGCAGCTGAAGGATGAAGAGGTGTATGACCTCTACAAGACTGTTACAGCCAACCTCTCTGTGCCTCTTTGTGTCTATGACAATCCAGGTACCACCAACTTCCATTTCTCTGATGCTCTGCACGGCAGGATTGCGCAACTTCCGAATGTGCGTTCCATTAAAATTCCGGGTGTGCCGGCATCTGTGACCCAGGCCCGAGCTAGAGTTGATCAGCTTCGGGCGCTGATTCCTTCTTACGTCACGATTGGAGTGAGTGGTGATTCCTCTGCGGCCACAGGGCTGAATGCTGGTTGTGAAGCATGGTACTCGGTGATCGGTGGCTTGTTCCCGCGTACAGCTCTTGAGCTGAGTCGGGCTGCTAGAGGTGGGGACAGCGCAGAGGCTATCCGGCTTTCCGAGCGCTTGCAGCCTCTTTGGAGCCTGTTTGCGGAATGTGGCGGAAGCCTACGAGTAGTCGCTGCTGCAGCAGAGTTGCAAGGTCTGGTGAATAGGGCTTGCCTGCCGGCCCCGCTCAAGAGTGCCAGTGGTGTCATTCGCGAGAAGCTTGCCCTGGTAATTAAAGAACTTGAACTCGCCTAA
- a CDS encoding DinB family protein, which yields MTAASVFHSLFKYKAWSESELFRILAASPKAPTSSNMPDALWHLAHINIVDKLFIGRLQGELMPCSSTTTEEPQSIVDLSFKFAEANNWFINYTKNITETELDKRLTFVFADGKTGDMNRSQMLTHVLSHGLLHRGMVSGLLPFAAAEGWRDHFTTFLKAEQ from the coding sequence ATGACTGCAGCAAGTGTTTTCCACTCACTATTCAAATACAAAGCTTGGTCAGAATCTGAGCTGTTCAGAATTTTGGCAGCGTCACCCAAAGCGCCAACTAGCTCAAATATGCCAGATGCACTTTGGCATCTGGCACATATCAATATTGTTGATAAATTATTTATTGGCAGACTGCAAGGAGAACTCATGCCATGCAGCTCGACTACTACCGAAGAGCCACAAAGCATAGTAGATCTATCGTTCAAATTTGCCGAAGCCAATAACTGGTTTATTAACTACACAAAAAATATTACTGAGACTGAACTCGACAAAAGATTAACCTTTGTTTTTGCAGATGGCAAAACAGGGGATATGAACAGATCTCAAATGCTAACCCATGTTTTGTCTCATGGATTATTACATCGCGGGATGGTTAGCGGCTTGCTTCCTTTTGCAGCTGCAGAAGGTTGGCGCGACCACTTCACTACATTCTTGAAAGCCGAACAGTAA
- a CDS encoding Lrp/AsnC family transcriptional regulator: protein MKRTLDKVDEKILEELTWNSRLAHNDIAMKVNLSRNAVRLRIERLERDGYIKGYTIVKGSAFSEHPPIRALVFVYRQDRMRGAEVVRFVAGIPEVVACNVMSGDLDIVLTVEATSSDRINKVWADIASLPGVMDTVTSFVLSHTK, encoded by the coding sequence ATGAAACGCACTTTGGACAAAGTTGATGAAAAGATTCTAGAAGAACTTACTTGGAATTCGCGTTTAGCTCATAACGATATTGCGATGAAAGTTAATCTTTCTAGAAACGCTGTCCGTTTGAGGATCGAACGTTTAGAGCGAGATGGTTATATCAAAGGCTATACCATTGTAAAAGGATCAGCTTTCTCAGAGCATCCTCCAATACGAGCTTTGGTTTTTGTATATCGCCAAGATCGTATGCGGGGAGCAGAGGTTGTACGTTTTGTTGCTGGAATTCCAGAAGTTGTCGCTTGTAATGTCATGAGTGGGGATTTGGATATTGTTCTGACTGTTGAGGCGACTTCTTCTGATCGTATCAATAAGGTGTGGGCTGATATTGCAAGCTTGCCAGGTGTGATGGATACCGTCACCTCTTTTGTTTTGTCCCATACAAAATAA
- a CDS encoding homoserine dehydrogenase, whose translation MTEYKIALLGFGGVNRALAQLVAEKNDVWAQELGFTLKIVGVSDIFLGSVIGKEGIDPKALVAVPATKGAFSSLDNGCAEPANETVIRFTGADIVAEATFTNPVDGEPANTFCRWALEKGVSVVTTNKGPVALHSAALKKLAASTGAAFEFEGAVMSGTPVIRMAQETLAGSEITGFKGILNGTSNFILSSMQAGLDFGSALAKAQDLGYAEADPTADVEGHDVRLKVVILANELLGAKLTPNDVCCEGISKITATDVENAARQDSRWKLIGSAQRSASGTVTASVSPQLLQNSDALAGVSGATNAVTFETNLLGPITVVGAGAGRIETAYALLSDIISIHKNKTKRAI comes from the coding sequence GTGACTGAATACAAAATTGCTTTGCTGGGTTTCGGTGGTGTGAACCGAGCGCTGGCTCAACTGGTAGCCGAAAAGAATGATGTCTGGGCTCAAGAGCTTGGCTTTACTCTGAAAATCGTAGGTGTCAGCGACATTTTCCTAGGTTCGGTAATTGGAAAAGAAGGCATTGATCCTAAAGCGCTAGTAGCTGTCCCGGCTACAAAGGGAGCGTTCTCCTCTTTGGATAACGGTTGTGCTGAACCCGCCAACGAGACTGTCATTCGATTCACAGGGGCAGATATTGTTGCTGAAGCAACCTTCACAAATCCAGTGGATGGTGAACCTGCCAATACCTTCTGTCGTTGGGCTTTGGAAAAGGGTGTAAGTGTAGTAACGACCAATAAAGGCCCAGTGGCACTGCATTCCGCTGCGTTAAAGAAGCTGGCTGCTAGCACCGGTGCTGCATTCGAATTTGAAGGAGCCGTGATGAGCGGTACTCCCGTGATTCGCATGGCGCAGGAAACCTTGGCTGGTTCGGAAATTACTGGTTTCAAAGGCATCCTTAACGGTACCTCTAACTTTATTTTGAGCAGTATGCAAGCTGGCTTGGACTTCGGTAGCGCTTTGGCGAAGGCCCAGGATCTGGGTTATGCCGAAGCAGATCCTACTGCGGACGTAGAAGGGCATGATGTTCGACTCAAGGTCGTGATCCTTGCTAACGAGCTACTGGGAGCGAAGCTGACTCCTAATGATGTTTGCTGTGAAGGAATCTCGAAGATTACTGCGACCGACGTTGAGAATGCCGCTCGCCAAGATTCCCGTTGGAAACTCATCGGTAGTGCCCAGCGCAGTGCAAGCGGCACCGTAACTGCTTCGGTTAGCCCGCAGCTTCTGCAGAACTCTGATGCGTTGGCCGGGGTAAGTGGTGCAACGAATGCTGTCACTTTCGAAACCAATCTTCTTGGCCCTATCACTGTGGTTGGTGCTGGTGCAGGCCGTATTGAAACCGCCTATGCGCTGCTGTCCGACATTATCAGCATTCACAAGAACAAAACTAAACGGGCGATCTGA
- a CDS encoding aldehyde dehydrogenase family protein has protein sequence MNSLSMALSTDYEEIAVFNPFDGSVIGVVAKVPATSAHLVIEAAKHGAVIARNLSRAERSRILEQAAALVEKDKDAFAQMISAESGKTIRQARKEVLRCVNTLKLSAEEAKRNAGEVIPFDSYVGSESRQGWFTREPLGVILAITPYNDPLNLVAHKLGPAIAGGNSVVLKPSELAPLSALKLVDCLIKAGLPGEVVSIATGDAELGKALVAHRAVRMISFTGGFITGEQITKTAGLKKMAMDLGGNAPVIVMGDCELDSTVESCVSGAYWAAGQNCIGTQRILIDTKIYQIFKEKFIEQSRALIVGNQANELTDVGPMISEAAAKRAEESVQEAVNKGAKVLLGNKREGTLFYPTVLEDVSFECKVWQEEVFSPIVILQEISTLEEALTLANAPEYSLHAGIFTSNLNTAMKAAKLLEAGGVMINDSSDYRFDAMPFGGFKYGSMGREGVRFAYEDMTQPKVICLNGPSE, from the coding sequence ATGAATAGTTTGAGTATGGCTCTGTCCACTGATTACGAAGAGATCGCAGTATTCAACCCGTTTGATGGCTCTGTGATTGGTGTAGTGGCTAAGGTTCCGGCAACCTCTGCCCATCTGGTAATCGAGGCTGCAAAGCACGGTGCAGTGATCGCTCGTAACCTTTCTCGTGCTGAACGCTCTCGTATCTTGGAGCAAGCAGCTGCGTTGGTTGAGAAGGACAAGGACGCTTTTGCTCAGATGATTTCGGCTGAGTCTGGCAAGACCATCCGCCAAGCGCGCAAAGAAGTTCTCCGCTGCGTAAACACTCTCAAGCTGTCGGCGGAAGAGGCTAAACGGAACGCAGGCGAGGTGATTCCATTCGATTCTTATGTTGGCTCCGAATCGCGTCAGGGTTGGTTCACTCGCGAACCTCTGGGCGTCATTTTGGCAATCACTCCGTATAACGATCCATTGAACCTGGTTGCCCACAAACTGGGCCCGGCAATCGCAGGCGGCAACTCCGTAGTGCTGAAGCCTTCTGAACTTGCTCCATTGTCGGCATTGAAGTTGGTCGATTGCCTTATTAAGGCTGGCTTGCCTGGAGAAGTTGTTTCAATAGCAACTGGTGACGCTGAGCTGGGTAAAGCTCTGGTTGCTCATCGCGCTGTTCGTATGATTTCGTTCACCGGCGGATTCATTACCGGCGAGCAGATTACAAAGACTGCTGGCTTGAAGAAAATGGCCATGGATCTTGGCGGTAATGCGCCAGTGATCGTCATGGGGGATTGTGAACTTGATTCTACCGTGGAGTCCTGCGTTTCTGGTGCCTACTGGGCTGCTGGTCAGAACTGCATCGGCACCCAACGAATTCTGATCGATACAAAAATCTATCAGATTTTCAAGGAAAAATTCATAGAGCAGTCCCGTGCCTTGATTGTTGGGAACCAGGCAAATGAATTGACTGATGTTGGCCCAATGATCTCGGAGGCAGCTGCAAAGCGAGCTGAAGAGTCTGTGCAGGAAGCAGTAAACAAGGGCGCCAAGGTTCTGCTTGGCAACAAGCGGGAAGGCACGCTGTTCTACCCAACAGTACTGGAAGACGTGAGCTTTGAGTGCAAGGTTTGGCAGGAAGAAGTGTTCAGCCCCATCGTGATCCTGCAAGAGATCAGCACGCTAGAAGAGGCTTTGACGCTCGCGAATGCCCCAGAGTACAGCCTGCATGCTGGCATTTTCACCAGCAACCTGAACACCGCAATGAAGGCAGCCAAGCTGCTTGAAGCTGGTGGAGTGATGATCAACGACTCGTCTGATTATCGCTTCGATGCCATGCCGTTTGGTGGTTTCAAATACGGCAGCATGGGGCGTGAAGGCGTGCGTTTTGCTTATGAAGACATGACCCAGCCTAAGGTCATTTGCCTGAACGGGCCATCAGAGTAG
- a CDS encoding amino acid permease, translating into MSFKDNEPALASSASSGKKKYVGAEDVGYKKTLRARQIQMIAIGGAVGSGLFLGAGARLSEAGPSLVFAFAVCGVFAWFIIRALGELVLHRPSTGSFVSYAREFYGEKLAYAAGWMYWTNWVTVAIAELTATALYLNFFKAYVPFLADVPQWVSALGVLAAITGINLVSVKIFGELEFWFAFFKVAALVTFLCVGVYMVVFGTPIDGHVPGFQLIADHGGWFPYGVMPAVILIQGVVFAYGSIELVGTAAGEAKDVEKVMPKAIRAVVFRIVVFYVGTILLLSLLMPSSSYVPGVSPLVTFFGAIGVQGADAIMNMVLFTAAISSLNAGIYTTGRILRSLAVSGSAPPFLVKMNRSGVPFAGIMFTTAASLVGVAMNAFLPDQAFEIAMSLTAILMLGAWGVIIICQLKLYKLSQKGLVERPRFRMMFAPYSGYATLVFFVLVFVLIALDYPVGTYSAASIPFYCAILVIGWYLVRGRVNDIASGKLKFDERQELVSTDDAEACHGLGFKP; encoded by the coding sequence ATGAGTTTTAAAGATAATGAACCTGCACTTGCCAGTTCGGCGAGCTCGGGTAAGAAAAAGTATGTCGGCGCAGAAGATGTTGGATACAAAAAGACGCTTCGGGCCCGGCAAATTCAAATGATCGCTATCGGTGGCGCGGTAGGCAGTGGCTTGTTTCTTGGAGCCGGTGCACGACTTTCAGAGGCGGGGCCGTCTCTCGTATTTGCTTTTGCTGTGTGTGGTGTATTTGCATGGTTCATTATCCGCGCTCTCGGTGAGCTCGTTCTCCATAGGCCTTCCACAGGGTCTTTCGTGTCTTATGCGCGAGAGTTTTATGGCGAAAAGCTCGCTTATGCTGCTGGTTGGATGTATTGGACGAACTGGGTTACTGTTGCCATTGCAGAACTCACAGCAACCGCTCTCTATTTGAATTTTTTTAAAGCATATGTGCCTTTTCTTGCAGATGTACCCCAGTGGGTATCTGCGCTAGGAGTGTTGGCTGCGATTACTGGAATTAATCTAGTATCTGTAAAGATTTTCGGTGAGCTGGAGTTTTGGTTCGCTTTCTTCAAAGTGGCAGCCTTAGTTACATTCCTCTGTGTGGGTGTATATATGGTTGTTTTCGGAACGCCTATTGATGGTCATGTTCCTGGGTTTCAGCTGATCGCCGACCATGGGGGATGGTTCCCGTATGGTGTCATGCCCGCTGTTATCCTAATTCAAGGAGTTGTTTTCGCTTACGGTAGTATTGAACTTGTCGGGACAGCTGCGGGGGAAGCCAAGGATGTTGAAAAGGTTATGCCTAAAGCGATTCGAGCAGTTGTGTTCCGTATTGTTGTTTTCTATGTTGGCACTATATTGCTGTTGTCTTTGCTTATGCCAAGCTCCTCTTATGTCCCAGGAGTGAGTCCATTAGTGACCTTCTTTGGTGCCATTGGTGTGCAAGGCGCTGATGCAATCATGAATATGGTTCTTTTTACGGCAGCTATCTCATCACTTAATGCTGGTATTTACACAACTGGTCGTATTCTTCGTTCGCTTGCAGTAAGTGGTTCTGCACCGCCTTTTCTTGTAAAAATGAATAGAAGTGGCGTGCCATTTGCTGGAATCATGTTTACCACTGCTGCCTCTCTGGTGGGAGTTGCAATGAATGCATTCCTTCCAGATCAGGCTTTTGAGATCGCCATGTCGTTGACGGCAATTTTGATGCTGGGTGCATGGGGTGTAATTATTATTTGTCAGCTAAAACTCTATAAGCTGTCTCAGAAGGGGCTTGTTGAGCGGCCTAGATTCAGAATGATGTTTGCCCCTTATAGTGGTTATGCGACTTTGGTGTTTTTCGTTCTTGTATTTGTTCTGATTGCTCTTGATTACCCGGTGGGTACTTACTCTGCTGCATCTATCCCATTCTACTGTGCAATTCTTGTGATCGGATGGTATTTGGTACGTGGTCGCGTGAATGATATTGCAAGTGGAAAGTTAAAGTTTGATGAGAGGCAGGAGTTGGTTTCTACCGATGATGCTGAGGCATGTCATGGCTTGGGTTTTAAGCCCTAA
- a CDS encoding trans-sulfuration enzyme family protein, translating into MRPDKENLATLGVSSQAVHGGNVMDVTTGAVRTPLVMANSYRLPDDPEDMDWSSPDGLVYTRNAGHNQVCLERKLAAIEGGEAAAAFATGVAALHSVFFTFLKSGDHIVVGDVTYEAVWRLFAELLPERYGIQASFVNMGDLEAVRKAIKPNTKLIHTESIGNPTTKVADIEGLAGIAKEHGILLSVDATFTPPPFFHALSKGADLVVHSLTKYINGHGDAMGGIVIGSKELIGRIKHDALVDLGAVISPFNAWLIMRGSVTLPLRIRQHLATAEKVATYLDSDDRIAYVYYPGLPSHPQHELARRQFEGKGFGAVMAFAIKGCSDVQNRFVAKLKVITSAVSIGHDESLIVHVGPEARGGSEHYPKEFLEYGHLRLSIGLEDADDLIKDISAALDETFRK; encoded by the coding sequence ATGCGTCCAGATAAAGAAAACCTGGCAACATTGGGGGTTAGTAGTCAAGCTGTTCATGGCGGTAACGTCATGGATGTCACCACCGGAGCTGTACGTACTCCGTTGGTGATGGCGAACTCTTATCGTCTTCCAGATGATCCGGAGGACATGGACTGGTCGAGCCCAGATGGTTTGGTATACACCCGAAATGCCGGTCACAACCAGGTTTGCCTTGAGAGGAAGCTAGCGGCTATTGAGGGGGGCGAGGCTGCCGCAGCGTTCGCGACAGGTGTGGCTGCATTGCACTCTGTGTTCTTCACGTTCCTGAAAAGTGGTGATCACATTGTTGTTGGGGATGTGACTTACGAAGCAGTGTGGCGCTTGTTCGCCGAGTTGCTGCCTGAGCGTTATGGCATTCAAGCCAGCTTTGTGAATATGGGGGATTTGGAGGCGGTGCGTAAGGCAATAAAGCCGAACACCAAGCTGATTCACACCGAGTCGATCGGAAATCCTACTACGAAGGTCGCTGATATCGAAGGCCTGGCAGGCATTGCTAAAGAGCATGGCATCCTCCTGTCGGTTGACGCCACGTTCACTCCGCCGCCGTTCTTCCATGCATTGAGTAAGGGCGCTGACCTCGTAGTTCACTCTCTGACCAAGTACATCAATGGCCATGGTGATGCCATGGGCGGCATTGTGATCGGCAGCAAAGAGCTGATTGGTAGAATTAAGCATGACGCCCTGGTTGACTTGGGGGCTGTTATTTCGCCGTTCAATGCCTGGCTGATCATGCGAGGCTCGGTGACGCTTCCTCTGCGAATCCGCCAGCATCTCGCTACGGCTGAGAAGGTGGCTACTTACCTTGATTCTGATGATCGGATCGCTTACGTCTACTACCCGGGCCTCCCGTCGCACCCTCAGCATGAACTGGCCAGACGCCAATTTGAAGGCAAGGGGTTTGGCGCTGTGATGGCATTTGCTATCAAAGGTTGTTCAGACGTCCAGAACCGCTTCGTTGCAAAACTTAAGGTCATCACTTCAGCCGTCTCGATTGGTCATGACGAGTCTCTCATTGTCCACGTAGGGCCTGAGGCGCGAGGAGGCTCCGAGCATTATCCGAAAGAATTTCTCGAATATGGCCATCTGCGTCTGTCGATTGGTCTTGAGGATGCTGATGATTTGATCAAAGACATCTCGGCAGCCTTGGACGAAACCTTCCGCAAATGA
- a CDS encoding helix-turn-helix domain-containing protein, translating into MSEAVAKRLREARKQQKISLDELARRSGVSKGMVVEIENCNANPSIAILCKVSAALGLSVADVVNVASTPAARLIEAQEIPTLWNGPKGGTARLLAGTAGPNMIELWKWEMKPGEFFESSSHPTGTFELFHVEKGTLKLIIDGVELIINEGSSAIAKTDVPHQYVNGAKSNLIFSMTVAELHQ; encoded by the coding sequence GTGAGCGAAGCCGTTGCAAAGCGGCTCAGAGAGGCGCGCAAGCAGCAAAAAATCTCACTTGACGAATTGGCACGTCGCTCTGGGGTGAGCAAGGGAATGGTAGTTGAAATCGAAAACTGCAATGCCAACCCCAGCATCGCCATCCTCTGTAAAGTCTCTGCAGCACTGGGACTGTCGGTAGCCGACGTCGTCAATGTGGCAAGCACCCCCGCTGCCCGGCTCATTGAAGCGCAGGAAATTCCAACATTGTGGAACGGCCCCAAAGGCGGGACGGCTCGTTTACTAGCGGGTACCGCCGGGCCCAATATGATTGAGCTTTGGAAGTGGGAAATGAAGCCCGGAGAGTTTTTCGAGTCAAGTAGCCATCCGACTGGCACATTCGAACTGTTTCACGTTGAAAAAGGCACCTTGAAGTTAATAATTGATGGTGTTGAGCTCATTATCAACGAGGGATCCTCAGCAATCGCAAAAACAGATGTGCCCCATCAATATGTCAACGGTGCGAAAAGTAATCTAATTTTCAGCATGACAGTTGCAGAACTGCATCAGTGA
- a CDS encoding B3/B4 domain-containing protein has translation MLSVHPSIDPRVAELAPGFRAVSVVVEAAPIVNPGVAARAMERAYKVVETGNSNWSDAHLAAWADAFRKFGAKPQRTPCSAEALLKRVKKDGALPVIDPIVDLYNAISIQYAIPVGGENFSAYVGMPRLTIADGSEEFDTMKGGEPANESPDAGEVIWRDDRGATCRRWNWRQGVRTRLDAEAKQMWFILESLPEMPIEALNAAADDLVAGLSEMMPGAVITTELVEA, from the coding sequence ATGCTTTCTGTACATCCGTCAATTGACCCTAGGGTTGCCGAGCTTGCTCCTGGTTTTAGAGCAGTCAGTGTTGTGGTTGAAGCCGCTCCGATCGTCAATCCTGGTGTAGCAGCCCGAGCAATGGAACGCGCGTACAAAGTGGTTGAGACTGGTAACTCGAATTGGAGTGATGCTCACCTTGCAGCTTGGGCTGATGCATTCCGAAAATTCGGTGCTAAACCTCAGCGCACTCCTTGTTCCGCAGAAGCTCTGCTGAAACGAGTGAAGAAGGACGGAGCGCTTCCTGTGATTGATCCGATAGTCGACCTTTACAATGCGATCAGCATTCAATATGCGATCCCAGTAGGGGGTGAGAATTTTTCCGCTTATGTCGGCATGCCCCGGTTGACGATTGCTGATGGGAGTGAAGAGTTCGACACCATGAAAGGTGGTGAGCCTGCGAATGAGTCGCCAGATGCTGGTGAGGTCATTTGGCGAGATGATCGGGGCGCTACATGCCGTCGCTGGAACTGGCGCCAAGGCGTTCGAACCCGCTTGGATGCTGAGGCCAAGCAGATGTGGTTCATACTTGAAAGTCTGCCAGAGATGCCGATTGAGGCATTGAATGCAGCTGCAGATGATCTTGTTGCGGGCTTATCGGAAATGATGCCTGGTGCTGTTATTACCACCGAGTTAGTTGAAGCTTGA
- a CDS encoding DMT family transporter, whose translation MAWFCLIIAGILEIVWAFSMKQSEGFTKIGASVVTIATVIASFILLSYSMKSLPLGTAYTIWTGIGAVGAFAVGIVFLGEPAGMLRVLAAIMIIGGLLLMKFSSVA comes from the coding sequence ATGGCTTGGTTTTGTTTGATCATCGCAGGAATTCTGGAGATTGTTTGGGCCTTCTCTATGAAACAGTCTGAGGGATTTACAAAAATTGGAGCCTCAGTTGTAACTATTGCTACAGTTATTGCCAGTTTCATCTTGCTATCATATTCAATGAAAAGCTTGCCGTTGGGCACCGCGTACACCATTTGGACGGGAATTGGTGCAGTTGGAGCGTTTGCGGTTGGGATCGTATTTCTGGGTGAGCCCGCCGGAATGCTTAGGGTTCTTGCTGCAATCATGATTATCGGTGGCCTACTTCTGATGAAATTTTCATCGGTGGCATGA